In Streptococcus parasuis, the following proteins share a genomic window:
- the aroD gene encoding type I 3-dehydroquinate dehydratase has protein sequence MKIVVPIMPRSIEEIEAIDVERLSDADIIEWRADYLPKDEILKVAPAIFEVCNGKEVLFTLRTTREGGHLDLEDQEYVNLIKEVAAIYQPDYIDFEYYSYQSVFDQMLDFPNLVLSYHNFTETPSNYLEIISELTRFSPAVVKIAVMANSEQDVLDVMNYTRGFKTLNSEQEFATISMGALGKLSRISGFVTGSNWTFASLDEASAPGQISLANTRKFLDILEN, from the coding sequence ATGAAAATTGTTGTTCCAATTATGCCAAGAAGTATAGAGGAAATAGAAGCAATTGATGTGGAACGATTATCTGATGCAGATATCATTGAGTGGAGAGCTGATTATCTTCCTAAAGACGAAATTTTAAAAGTTGCGCCCGCTATTTTTGAAGTATGCAATGGTAAAGAGGTATTATTTACGCTTCGAACCACACGTGAGGGTGGACACCTAGATTTAGAAGATCAAGAATATGTCAATCTAATTAAGGAAGTTGCAGCAATTTACCAACCAGACTATATTGATTTTGAGTACTATTCTTATCAGTCTGTATTTGATCAAATGTTGGATTTCCCAAACTTAGTTTTAAGTTACCACAATTTCACGGAAACACCTTCCAATTATTTGGAAATTATTTCGGAGCTCACACGTTTTTCTCCTGCGGTTGTGAAAATTGCCGTTATGGCAAACTCTGAGCAGGATGTACTTGATGTGATGAATTATACTCGTGGGTTTAAAACATTGAATTCTGAGCAAGAGTTTGCTACAATTTCAATGGGGGCATTAGGAAAATTATCTCGGATATCAGGATTTGTAACGGGTTCAAATTGGACTTTTGCAAGTTTAGATGAAGCTTCTGCCCCTGGTCAGATCTCATTGGCAAATACACGAAAATTTTTAGATATATTGGAGAACTAG
- the aroC gene encoding chorismate synthase, with protein sequence MRYLTAGESHGPRLTAIIEGVPAGLPLTAEDINRDLKRRQGGYGRGSRMQIETDRVEITAGVRHGKTTGAPITLNVTNKDHQKWLDIMAVEDIEEKLKSKRRIKHPRPGHADLVGGMKYRFSDLRNSLERSSARETTMRVAVGAVAKRILEELDIEIANHVVVFGGKEIDVPDGLTVAQIRERAAASEVSIVNQEREEEIKAYIDQVKRDGDTIGGVVETIVGGVPAGLGSYVQWDRKLDAKLAQAVVSINAFKGAEFGLGFKTGYLQGSQVMDEILWTEEDGYTRRTNHLGGFEGGMTNGQPLIIRGVMKPIPTLYKPLMSVDIDTHEPYKATVERSDPTALPAAGVVMESVVATVIANEMLEKFSSDNLEELKAAVASHRDYVKNF encoded by the coding sequence ATGAGGTATTTAACAGCAGGCGAGTCGCATGGCCCACGTTTAACAGCCATTATTGAGGGGGTTCCAGCAGGTCTTCCTTTAACAGCTGAAGATATTAATAGAGACTTGAAACGCCGTCAAGGTGGTTATGGTCGAGGAAGTCGTATGCAAATTGAAACGGACCGTGTGGAAATTACTGCTGGAGTTCGTCATGGTAAAACAACTGGTGCACCAATCACTCTGAATGTAACAAACAAGGACCATCAGAAGTGGTTGGATATTATGGCTGTTGAGGATATTGAAGAGAAACTTAAAAGCAAGCGTCGTATCAAACACCCACGTCCAGGACATGCCGATTTGGTCGGTGGGATGAAATACCGTTTTAGTGATTTACGAAACTCTTTAGAGCGTTCAAGTGCCCGTGAAACCACAATGAGAGTGGCAGTTGGGGCTGTTGCAAAACGTATTTTGGAAGAACTTGATATTGAGATTGCAAATCATGTTGTTGTTTTTGGTGGAAAAGAAATTGATGTACCAGATGGATTAACTGTTGCTCAGATTCGTGAACGCGCGGCCGCATCAGAAGTGTCCATTGTCAATCAAGAGCGTGAAGAGGAAATCAAGGCTTACATTGACCAAGTGAAACGTGATGGTGATACGATTGGTGGAGTCGTTGAAACAATCGTTGGCGGTGTTCCAGCTGGTTTGGGTTCCTATGTACAATGGGACCGGAAACTAGATGCGAAACTAGCACAGGCTGTTGTGTCGATTAATGCCTTTAAAGGTGCCGAATTTGGTCTTGGTTTTAAAACTGGCTATCTCCAAGGTAGTCAAGTAATGGACGAAATACTTTGGACTGAAGAGGATGGATATACTCGACGGACAAACCATTTGGGTGGTTTTGAAGGTGGTATGACAAACGGTCAACCATTAATTATCAGAGGGGTGATGAAGCCAATTCCAACCCTTTACAAACCGCTTATGTCAGTCGATATTGATACTCACGAGCCTTATAAAGCAACTGTAGAGCGCTCGGATCCAACAGCTCTTCCTGCTGCGGGTGTTGTGATGGAATCTGTTGTTGCGACGGTTATTGCAAATGAAATGTTGGAAAAATTCTCTTCAGATAATTTAGAGGAACTAAAAGCTGCTGTTGCTAGCCACCGTGACTATGTTAAGAATTTCTAG
- a CDS encoding prephenate dehydrogenase, with the protein MTKTVYIAGLGLIGGSLALGIRKHHPDYTILGYNRGEKSRHIALQRNMVDEVTDDFSLFAGRADVIILCVPIQQTIEFIKQLGQIDLKPNVLVTDAGSTKTEIIQAAEAYLSEKRINFIGSHPMAGSHKSGAEAGDILLFENAYYIMTPCSLTQADAVPRLTDLLSGTGARFVQIDAQEHDFVTSQISHFPHVLASSLMNQAGDYAVEHPFTNNFAAGGFRDMTRIAESEPGMWTSILMTNSEPIIERIEDFKGRLSYISQLLKEKRQDDIWDFFARGSQTRKEMEIHKRGGVDSFFDIFINVPDEEDSVLKVLEVLRGISIVNIRINEENREDTYGILQITFKNKEHLEEAAKRLSEQTSYQIYLN; encoded by the coding sequence ATGACTAAGACAGTATATATTGCCGGTCTCGGTCTTATCGGTGGCTCTCTAGCACTCGGTATACGGAAACACCATCCAGATTACACCATACTTGGTTATAATCGAGGAGAAAAATCTCGTCATATAGCTTTACAAAGAAATATGGTAGATGAGGTGACTGATGATTTCTCACTATTTGCGGGTCGTGCAGATGTTATCATTTTATGCGTGCCAATTCAGCAAACCATTGAGTTTATCAAACAGTTAGGACAAATCGATTTAAAACCAAACGTATTGGTGACAGATGCTGGTTCCACAAAAACAGAGATTATACAAGCTGCGGAGGCTTATCTCTCAGAAAAAAGAATCAACTTTATCGGAAGTCATCCAATGGCTGGTAGTCATAAATCTGGTGCGGAAGCTGGAGATATTTTATTATTTGAAAATGCATATTACATTATGACACCTTGTTCATTGACCCAGGCAGACGCAGTTCCTAGACTAACTGACCTCCTTTCGGGAACTGGTGCGCGATTCGTACAGATTGATGCCCAGGAACATGATTTTGTAACGAGTCAAATATCGCATTTTCCCCATGTGCTGGCTTCAAGCCTGATGAATCAGGCGGGTGATTATGCCGTAGAACACCCCTTTACGAATAACTTTGCGGCAGGTGGATTTCGAGATATGACTCGAATTGCAGAGAGTGAACCAGGTATGTGGACGAGCATCTTGATGACAAATTCAGAGCCAATTATTGAACGTATAGAAGATTTTAAAGGTCGCTTAAGCTATATTAGTCAACTTTTAAAAGAAAAAAGACAGGACGATATTTGGGACTTTTTTGCCAGAGGTAGTCAAACACGAAAAGAGATGGAAATCCATAAGCGTGGTGGTGTTGATTCGTTTTTCGATATATTTATCAATGTACCTGATGAAGAGGACTCAGTTCTAAAAGTTTTAGAGGTCCTGAGAGGAATCTCTATCGTAAATATTCGTATTAACGAAGAAAACCGTGAAGACACATATGGTATCTTACAGATCACATTTAAAAATAAGGAACATCTAGAAGAAGCTGCAAAGCGCTTATCTGAGCAGACTTCTTATCAAATATACTTAAATTAG
- a CDS encoding YlbF/YmcA family competence regulator gives MTTNIYDIANQLERAIRNLPEYKAVEAVKVSVEANAEAKSTLDAYISFQKGIQEKLQAGDIPTEADQKQMLDFNKKVQANPLLTEYFTKQQQLGTYVADLERIIFKPLNELLQ, from the coding sequence ATGACCACAAATATCTATGATATTGCCAATCAATTGGAGCGCGCTATTCGCAATCTACCGGAATATAAGGCAGTGGAAGCAGTGAAAGTATCTGTTGAAGCGAATGCAGAAGCGAAAAGTACCCTAGATGCCTATATTTCTTTCCAAAAAGGTATTCAGGAAAAATTGCAAGCTGGTGACATTCCAACTGAAGCTGATCAAAAGCAAATGCTAGACTTTAATAAAAAAGTTCAAGCCAATCCATTGTTGACAGAGTATTTTACGAAGCAACAACAATTAGGAACCTATGTGGCAGATTTGGAACGGATTATCTTTAAACCATTAAATGAATTGCTTCAATAA
- a CDS encoding ABC transporter substrate-binding protein yields MVRLKKFFLSSVVALSALTLAACSSNSEDSGSVKVGIIQYAEHEALTSAREGFIEALEDAGFKEGENLTIDFQNSQGDQANLQTMVGQLAGKNDLNFAIATPAAQALLNADGETPSVFTAVTDPVEAGLVDSLDAPGGSMTGSIDATDVEGQIDMLLKVVPSAKTVGIFYNSSEVNSEVQADQAKQALEAKGVKVEVATVTSTNDVQQAMTSLAAKVDAIYLPTDNTVASTASTIGEILQEAKVPAMGSDAAVIDATLFTYGVDYHAIGVQAGELAVKILKGDKPADLPVEKPNTAAVTVNEEMATVLGFDAETIKALEK; encoded by the coding sequence ATGGTTAGATTAAAAAAATTTTTTCTTAGCTCGGTTGTAGCACTATCAGCGCTAACATTGGCAGCATGTAGTTCTAATAGTGAAGATTCTGGATCAGTTAAGGTTGGTATTATCCAATATGCAGAACATGAGGCATTAACGTCAGCTCGTGAAGGATTTATTGAAGCATTGGAAGATGCGGGATTCAAGGAAGGCGAGAATCTGACAATTGACTTCCAGAATTCCCAAGGAGACCAAGCCAATTTACAAACAATGGTAGGACAGCTTGCAGGGAAAAATGATTTGAACTTTGCAATAGCAACACCTGCAGCCCAAGCATTGTTAAATGCGGATGGTGAGACACCAAGTGTGTTTACAGCTGTAACTGATCCAGTTGAAGCAGGACTGGTTGACAGTTTGGATGCACCCGGCGGTTCAATGACAGGTTCTATTGATGCAACAGATGTAGAAGGTCAGATTGACATGTTACTCAAAGTGGTTCCTTCTGCCAAAACGGTTGGTATCTTCTACAATTCAAGTGAAGTTAATTCTGAGGTGCAAGCTGACCAAGCTAAACAAGCCCTTGAAGCGAAAGGAGTCAAAGTAGAGGTAGCAACTGTTACTTCAACAAATGACGTTCAACAAGCAATGACCTCTCTGGCTGCTAAGGTCGATGCTATCTATCTCCCGACAGATAATACAGTTGCTTCAACTGCTTCAACGATTGGTGAAATTTTACAAGAAGCAAAGGTTCCAGCAATGGGAAGTGATGCCGCAGTTATTGATGCTACTCTATTTACTTATGGGGTTGACTATCATGCAATTGGTGTACAGGCTGGCGAACTAGCTGTGAAAATCTTGAAAGGTGATAAGCCAGCTGACTTGCCAGTTGAAAAACCAAATACAGCTGCTGTTACTGTGAATGAAGAAATGGCGACAGTTCTCGGTTTTGATGCTGAAACCATTAAAGCATTGGAAAAATAA
- a CDS encoding ABC transporter substrate-binding protein: MKTKFMKKIAAISLVSVGILTLAACSSASSDKSSSETVKVGILQYMEHESLTAAREGFVAELEANGYKEGEKLVLDYQNAQGEQANLQTISEQLIDGNDIVLAIATPAAQSLATVSTETPILFTAVTDPLSADLVESIEKPGGLLTGTSDQAPIDKQVELLGQAVPDAKTVGILYTTSERNSEVQVEQAKELFEKAGYKVVVKGITSTNEVQDATTSLMKDVDAIFVPTDNTIASTMTMIGELSVEHQIPVIGGSTDMVDEGGLLTYGTNYEALGRQTAKMAIKIIEGADVSETAVEYPETVSLHVNEDIAKQLGIDTSKLSVSE; the protein is encoded by the coding sequence ATGAAAACTAAATTCATGAAAAAAATAGCAGCGATTTCCCTGGTTAGTGTTGGAATTTTGACGCTGGCAGCTTGCTCTTCCGCAAGTTCAGACAAATCTTCTTCTGAAACAGTTAAAGTTGGGATTCTACAATATATGGAACATGAATCCTTGACTGCAGCCCGAGAAGGGTTTGTAGCAGAGTTAGAGGCGAACGGCTACAAAGAAGGAGAAAAATTAGTCTTAGATTATCAGAATGCACAAGGTGAACAAGCAAACCTACAAACTATATCAGAACAATTAATCGATGGAAATGATATTGTGTTAGCTATTGCAACACCTGCTGCACAAAGTTTGGCAACCGTATCAACTGAGACTCCCATCTTATTCACTGCCGTTACGGATCCATTATCAGCAGATTTGGTAGAGTCTATTGAAAAACCAGGGGGACTCTTGACTGGAACCTCAGACCAAGCTCCAATTGATAAACAAGTTGAATTATTAGGCCAGGCCGTTCCAGATGCGAAAACAGTTGGTATCCTATATACCACTAGCGAGCGGAACTCTGAGGTTCAAGTAGAACAAGCTAAAGAATTGTTTGAAAAAGCAGGCTATAAGGTGGTTGTAAAGGGAATCACTTCAACAAATGAAGTGCAAGATGCCACTACAAGCTTGATGAAGGATGTAGATGCTATTTTTGTTCCAACTGATAATACTATTGCCTCAACAATGACCATGATTGGTGAATTGTCTGTTGAGCATCAAATACCAGTTATCGGTGGTTCAACTGATATGGTGGATGAAGGTGGTTTACTAACTTATGGTACTAATTATGAGGCTCTAGGACGTCAAACCGCAAAAATGGCAATCAAAATCATTGAAGGTGCGGATGTTTCTGAAACCGCAGTGGAATACCCTGAAACAGTTAGTCTTCATGTAAATGAAGACATTGCCAAACAACTCGGAATTGATACTAGTAAACTTTCTGTATCTGAGTAA
- a CDS encoding ABC transporter permease: MDIILSSISQGLLWSVMAIGVYLTFRILDIADMTAEGSYPLGAAVCATGIVNGLNPLLATFLAMIAGMGAGLISGLLHTKLKIPALLTGIVTLTGLYSINLKILGKANVALLKQETLVTQLQDFGLTKTNAVLVIGIIFVLAVVGVLTLLLNTQIGLAIRSTGDNIPMSEANGINVDRMKIYGYMMSNGLIALCGALLTQNNGYADLNSGTGTIVIGLASVIIAEVILRNLRLGWRLLSVVLGAVVYRLIILAILEIPGMDADLVKLFSAILLATVLYVPELQKKLNIRRPKLNGHA; encoded by the coding sequence GTGGATATTATTTTATCAAGTATTTCGCAAGGCTTGCTTTGGTCAGTCATGGCGATTGGTGTTTACTTGACTTTTCGTATTTTGGATATTGCTGATATGACAGCAGAGGGATCTTATCCCCTTGGAGCTGCTGTTTGTGCAACAGGAATTGTAAATGGTCTAAACCCTCTACTTGCAACTTTTCTTGCAATGATAGCTGGTATGGGAGCTGGATTAATTTCTGGTTTACTCCACACAAAGTTAAAAATTCCTGCTCTCTTGACAGGTATTGTCACCTTGACAGGTCTTTATTCGATTAACTTGAAAATATTAGGTAAGGCCAATGTGGCTTTGCTTAAGCAGGAGACCTTGGTCACTCAATTGCAGGATTTTGGTTTGACTAAAACGAATGCTGTACTGGTGATTGGTATCATCTTTGTTTTAGCAGTTGTCGGAGTGTTAACGCTTTTACTCAATACACAAATTGGTTTGGCTATTCGTTCAACAGGGGATAATATTCCAATGAGTGAAGCAAATGGCATTAACGTAGACAGAATGAAAATCTATGGCTATATGATGTCAAATGGGTTAATTGCTCTCTGTGGTGCCTTGTTGACCCAAAATAATGGTTATGCAGATCTTAACTCTGGTACGGGTACTATCGTTATCGGTTTGGCATCTGTCATTATTGCTGAAGTCATATTACGGAATCTCCGATTAGGTTGGAGATTGCTGTCAGTTGTGCTGGGTGCAGTCGTATACCGCTTGATTATCCTTGCGATTTTGGAAATACCTGGGATGGATGCAGACCTTGTTAAACTCTTCTCTGCAATCCTATTGGCAACTGTACTTTATGTTCCTGAATTGCAGAAGAAACTCAATATTCGTCGTCCCAAATTAAATGGACATGCTTAG
- a CDS encoding ABC transporter ATP-binding protein: MTTILSIENIHKTFEAGTVNENHVLRGLSLDVKEGDFISIIGGNGAGKSTFMNSLAGALTVDSGDILLEGKSIKHVSAAKRSKDISRVFQDPKMGTASRLTIEENMAIAYRRGLSRGLGWGVKDSERAIFKEALKELGLGLENRMKVDTQFLSGGQRQALTLMMASLVKPKVLLLDEHTAALDPKTSDMVMELTKKIVEGHQLTALMITHNMENAIAYGNRLVMLHRGQIVVDVEGEEKKNLTVQDLMDLFYQNSGEKLTDDDMIL; this comes from the coding sequence ATGACAACAATTTTATCAATAGAAAATATTCATAAAACCTTCGAAGCAGGGACTGTCAATGAAAATCATGTTCTTCGTGGGTTAAGCTTAGATGTGAAAGAAGGAGACTTTATCTCTATTATCGGTGGTAATGGTGCTGGTAAGTCAACATTTATGAACTCACTTGCTGGAGCACTAACAGTTGACTCGGGTGATATTTTACTTGAAGGGAAATCCATCAAGCATGTCTCAGCTGCAAAACGTTCTAAGGACATTAGCCGTGTTTTCCAAGATCCGAAGATGGGAACTGCTTCTCGCCTAACTATTGAAGAAAACATGGCCATTGCTTATCGTCGCGGATTATCACGTGGTCTCGGTTGGGGTGTAAAAGATAGTGAACGTGCTATTTTTAAGGAAGCATTGAAAGAGCTTGGTCTGGGATTGGAAAACCGTATGAAAGTTGATACTCAATTTCTTTCAGGTGGCCAACGTCAAGCTTTGACCTTGATGATGGCTTCACTTGTTAAGCCCAAGGTACTCTTGCTAGATGAACATACGGCTGCCCTTGATCCAAAAACCAGTGATATGGTAATGGAATTGACGAAGAAAATCGTTGAAGGACACCAATTAACGGCGTTGATGATTACGCACAATATGGAAAACGCTATTGCATATGGCAATCGATTGGTGATGTTACATCGTGGTCAAATCGTTGTTGATGTTGAGGGGGAAGAGAAGAAGAACTTAACTGTTCAAGACTTGATGGATCTTTTCTACCAGAATAGTGGCGAAAAATTGACTGATGATGATATGATATTGTAA
- the aroB gene encoding 3-dehydroquinate synthase has translation MKLTVNLPHNPYDILIERGSLSQVGSWVKELWNPQKIAIITDDLVGRLYGQTVQASLEQAGFDTIVFEFPEGEASKNLETVYQAYEFLVKNGMTRSDGILALGGGVVGDLAGYVASTYMRGIHFLQVPTSLTAQVDSSIGGKTGVNTPFAKNMVGSFCQPDGVLIDPNTLKTLGKRELIEGMGEVVKYGLIDDVELWDTLDRLDGSVESILENADYIIYHSCEVKRKVVVEDELDNGVRLYLNFGHTIGHAIEATAGYGQVMHGEAVAIGMVQISRASEKKGLMPAGITEKIIAMCEKFGLPTAHQPWNSEELYTALTHDKKARGKTIKLVIVPQLGQAAIHQIPLEEMREFLQ, from the coding sequence ATGAAACTAACTGTTAACCTTCCCCACAATCCATATGACATCCTCATTGAAAGAGGTAGCTTGTCGCAGGTTGGTTCCTGGGTCAAAGAACTCTGGAACCCTCAAAAAATTGCCATCATTACAGATGACCTGGTTGGTAGACTGTATGGTCAAACGGTCCAAGCTAGTTTAGAACAAGCTGGTTTTGATACCATTGTATTTGAATTTCCAGAAGGTGAAGCATCAAAAAATCTTGAAACTGTTTATCAAGCCTACGAATTTCTCGTAAAAAATGGGATGACACGGAGTGATGGAATTTTAGCTCTTGGTGGTGGTGTGGTTGGAGATTTAGCTGGCTACGTTGCCTCGACTTATATGCGGGGTATCCATTTTCTCCAGGTTCCAACGAGTCTAACTGCCCAAGTTGATTCTTCAATTGGTGGGAAAACTGGCGTGAACACACCATTCGCTAAGAATATGGTCGGTAGCTTCTGCCAACCTGATGGTGTCCTCATTGACCCTAATACCCTAAAAACACTTGGCAAACGTGAATTGATTGAAGGAATGGGCGAAGTCGTTAAATATGGCTTGATTGATGATGTGGAACTCTGGGATACACTTGACCGATTAGATGGCTCTGTAGAAAGTATTTTGGAGAATGCCGACTATATCATCTACCACTCCTGCGAAGTTAAACGCAAGGTTGTAGTCGAAGATGAGTTGGACAATGGAGTCCGCTTATATCTAAACTTTGGTCACACAATCGGTCATGCGATTGAAGCTACCGCTGGCTATGGTCAAGTCATGCACGGTGAAGCTGTCGCTATCGGAATGGTTCAAATCTCACGTGCTTCTGAGAAAAAAGGTTTAATGCCAGCAGGTATAACTGAAAAAATTATCGCTATGTGTGAGAAATTTGGTTTGCCAACTGCACATCAACCTTGGAATAGCGAGGAATTATATACAGCCTTAACTCACGATAAGAAAGCAAGAGGAAAAACTATTAAGCTTGTTATCGTGCCACAGCTTGGACAGGCTGCAATCCATCAAATTCCATTAGAAGAAATGAGAGAATTCTTGCAATAG
- a CDS encoding shikimate dehydrogenase, with protein MNIDGYTRLAAVVAKPIKHSISPFIHNLAFEETGVNGVYLAWEIPEDDLAVTLENIKRYNMFGINLSMPYKQAVIPYLDDLTESARLIGAVNTVLHQDGLLIGHNTDGIGFFKSLETLREFHVRNKRLTILGGGGASTAIIAQAAIDGAKEITIFCRPQSVERTVVTVQTIAQSTGVSLQVLPNNDSQLLAEHINNSDLLINGTSVGMDGTSLPLPATIGFPEELLVADVIYQPFETPLLKMANSQGNPTINGLGMLLFQAAEAFELWTGKEMPTDLIWQQLVQKYDIK; from the coding sequence GTGAATATTGATGGATATACTCGCCTTGCAGCTGTAGTTGCAAAGCCAATAAAACATTCCATTTCACCCTTCATCCACAATCTTGCTTTTGAAGAAACGGGTGTAAATGGAGTCTACCTAGCATGGGAAATTCCGGAAGATGATCTAGCAGTCACACTTGAAAATATCAAACGATATAACATGTTTGGAATTAATCTTTCCATGCCTTATAAACAGGCTGTAATACCCTACCTAGATGATTTAACAGAGTCTGCTCGCTTGATAGGGGCCGTTAATACTGTTCTTCATCAAGACGGCCTGCTTATTGGTCACAATACAGACGGCATCGGATTTTTCAAAAGTTTGGAAACTCTTAGAGAATTCCATGTACGAAACAAACGGCTGACAATCTTAGGTGGAGGTGGTGCTTCAACTGCCATTATCGCCCAAGCTGCAATAGATGGCGCAAAGGAAATCACTATTTTTTGTCGCCCACAAAGTGTGGAAAGAACAGTTGTAACAGTCCAAACTATTGCACAATCTACTGGAGTTTCTCTACAAGTACTCCCCAACAATGATAGCCAGTTACTCGCAGAGCACATAAACAATTCAGACTTACTCATCAATGGAACCAGTGTGGGAATGGATGGCACTTCCCTACCACTCCCAGCTACCATTGGTTTTCCAGAGGAACTATTGGTTGCGGATGTGATATATCAACCATTTGAAACACCTTTATTGAAAATGGCAAATTCACAAGGAAATCCCACCATCAACGGTCTGGGTATGCTACTCTTTCAAGCAGCGGAAGCCTTTGAACTCTGGACGGGAAAAGAAATGCCGACAGATTTGATTTGGCAACAATTAGTACAGAAATACGATATCAAATAG
- a CDS encoding 3-deoxy-7-phosphoheptulonate synthase, whose amino-acid sequence MGIHRKSTSIDIEQVKELSKLEGDFLVAKNQRDEELKRVIRGEDQRLLLVIGPCSSDNEDAVLDYANRLSKLQEEVKDKIFIVMRVYTAKPRTNGEGYKGLMHQPDTSKLPDLINGIAAVRHLHYRVITETGLTTADEMLYSANYPLVEDLVSYHAIGARSVEDQEHRFVASGIDMPTGMKNPTSGNLTVMFNGIYAAQNKQNFIYRDAEVDTDGNPLAHAILRGANTEKGGYEPNYYYDILLKTIKQYEQFGLENPFIVIDTNHDNSGKNYLEQIRIVRQTLINRDWNESIRKYVRGFMIESYLEDGRQDSPEVYGKSITDPCLGWEKTEELIREIHQTL is encoded by the coding sequence ATGGGAATACATAGAAAAAGTACTAGTATTGATATCGAACAAGTTAAAGAACTTTCAAAACTTGAAGGCGACTTTTTAGTAGCAAAAAACCAGCGTGATGAAGAACTAAAACGAGTGATTAGGGGTGAAGATCAACGTCTTCTCCTCGTCATCGGACCTTGCTCTTCTGATAATGAAGATGCTGTTTTAGATTATGCAAACCGTTTGTCAAAACTCCAGGAAGAGGTTAAAGATAAAATCTTTATCGTTATGCGAGTCTATACTGCAAAACCGCGTACAAATGGTGAAGGATACAAGGGTTTGATGCATCAACCAGATACGTCTAAATTACCTGATTTAATTAATGGTATTGCTGCTGTACGTCATCTGCATTACCGTGTTATTACTGAGACAGGTTTGACAACGGCGGACGAAATGCTCTATTCTGCAAATTATCCTTTGGTAGAAGATTTGGTATCTTATCATGCTATCGGAGCTCGCTCCGTCGAAGACCAAGAACACCGTTTCGTTGCTTCTGGAATCGATATGCCTACAGGCATGAAAAACCCGACTTCAGGCAATTTGACTGTCATGTTCAATGGTATCTATGCTGCACAAAATAAACAAAATTTTATCTACCGAGATGCCGAAGTTGATACGGACGGTAATCCACTTGCCCACGCTATTCTTCGCGGTGCCAATACTGAAAAAGGTGGTTATGAGCCGAACTACTACTATGACATTCTTTTGAAAACCATCAAGCAATATGAGCAATTTGGTCTTGAAAATCCATTCATTGTCATCGATACCAACCATGATAATTCTGGTAAAAATTACTTGGAGCAAATTCGCATCGTTCGCCAAACGCTTATTAATCGTGATTGGAACGAATCCATTCGTAAATACGTCCGTGGTTTCATGATTGAATCCTACTTAGAAGACGGCCGTCAAGATAGCCCTGAAGTCTATGGGAAGTCCATCACTGATCCTTGCTTGGGATGGGAAAAAACCGAAGAACTCATCCGTGAAATTCATCAGACACTATAA